The Novipirellula aureliae DNA window CTTCAAGCTATTGCACTTTCATGTCGGCAGCCAAATCACTCACATCCGCCAATTGAAGGCTGCGATTCTGGAGGCCGCACGGATTTATGTCGACTTGCATCGCCGCGGTGCCGGTTTGGAAATGCTTGACGTTGGCGGTGGCCTTGGCGTCGATTACGACGGCTCCCATAGCGACAATGAATCGAGCATGAATTATTCCATACAAGAGTACGCCAAGGACGTTGTCTACTTGGTGCAAACGGTTTGTGATGAAGCGGAAGTGCCACATCCGGAGTTGATCAGCGAAAGTGGTCGGGCTGTCGCCGCCCACCATAGCGTGCTGATCATCAATACGCTTGGCGTGACTCAGCAGGGCAGCGTTCAAGATTTGCCGTCGGAAGTTCCCGATGACTTCGAACAACCGGTTCTTGACCTTTGGATGACCTATCAAAGTCTGACCACCGAAAACATGCTCGAGTCGTTTCATGACGCCCAAACGTCGCTTGATTTGGCGATGAACTTGTTTAGCGGTGGGTATTTGCCACTCGAACAACGGGTTGTTGCCGAGAACTTGTATTTTGCGATCTGCCATCGCGTACGCGAATTTGCGGGTTCGATGGAGTATGTTCCTGACGACGTCAAACATCTCAACCGCCTGCTAAGCGATATCTATTTCGCAAACTTTTCCCTTTTCCAATCGGTCCCCGACTCCTGGGCAATCGACCAACTGTTTCCCGTCATGCCGATTCATCGCTTGGAAGAACAGCCAACTCAACACGCTGTTATCGGTGACATCACCTGCGATAGCGATGGGAAAATTGATCGATTCGTCAGCAGTGAAGGGCCACAGCGGACGTTGTTGCTGCACCCGCTAAAGGCGAATGAGTCTTATCAGATTGGGATTTTCATGGTTGGAGCTTACCAAGAAATCCTAGGAGATTTGCATAATCTGTTTGGCGATACACACGCGGTACATGTCGACATGGATCAAGGATCGGTGTCGATCGAATCGGTGGTCAAAGGAGATACCGTTAGCGAAGTGCTTTCTTATGTCCAGTACGACAACCGGGAACTCAGTCGTCGTTGGCTCGAAGCGATTGAGTCAGCGGTTCGCAAAAACTTGATCGATAACACGCAAGCGGGTGAGATGATTCGCTTTTACGAACGCTCTTTAGAAAGCTATACTTATTTAGCCGAACAGAACAATTCCGTTTCCAACGTCGTCGAGTGATCGATCCGTCTCTTAGTAGGTCCGTCTCTGCGAGACAGACACAGCAGGCGCACGTTGGCGATTCCGAGTCTCGGAGAGACTCGGCTACTATTTGCACGAACCACTTCGCAAATGAGATCCATTCATGACCTCAGGTAACCCTTTGGGCAAGCCAACCTCGCCCCAGCCTCCCTCAGGACAGCCCGCAGGACAGAAGCCCGCAGGACAGAAGGTGTGGCGGCAGCGTCGGCAGGAACTCGAACATCGCATTCGGTCCTGCCCGACGGATGTGGAGCTGTACCGTGAATTGGCCGAGATCTACCGAAAAGACCAACGCCCCCAGGAATCCGCTCGCGTTTTAAACGAGGCGATTCGGATGTTTCCAGACAATGAGTCATTGTTATGGGATTTGGAAGAAGCCAAATTGGCGAGGTCGCTACAGCAGTACCGCGAAGTCGCCGACTTGGCATCGAAGCTGCAAACCAACGAGGTCGAGCGGGAGCTCAAACGCAGCAAGAACGACTGGGCTTATCGACGGATCGAGGTCTGCAAAGCCCGTCTGGATCGGGATCCATCGCTGACTCAACTGCACTTCGTCTTGGCCGAGGCCCTTTATGACTGTGGGCAATGCGACGATGCCTTGGAGCAACTCGAGCCGCTCGTTGGTCTTGACGAGTATTCACCCCAAGCGTTTTTGTTAAAGGGAAAATGTTTGCTCGAGCTTGGCCGCGAGGGCGAAGCAATGTCTGCCTTGCGGGCATCTGCGCTGCGC harbors:
- the speA gene encoding biosynthetic arginine decarboxylase yields the protein MSTVEPKPWNAMDSASLYEVNRWGDGYFFVSEEGRLVVSPDRDPNQTIDLKNLIDGLVQRGLDLPILLRFNGILRDRLKRLSDCFAEAIEEHNYGSGYRCVFPIKVNQQRDVVEQFVRHGNQLGFGVEAGSKPEMLAVVAMADSQTPIICNGFKDDDFIHLAMRAQQIGRTVIPVVEKVSELDLILKHSKALGVRPTIGMRVKLATRGSGRWQASGGYRSKFGLTVAEMLRQLQKLEDLGMADCFKLLHFHVGSQITHIRQLKAAILEAARIYVDLHRRGAGLEMLDVGGGLGVDYDGSHSDNESSMNYSIQEYAKDVVYLVQTVCDEAEVPHPELISESGRAVAAHHSVLIINTLGVTQQGSVQDLPSEVPDDFEQPVLDLWMTYQSLTTENMLESFHDAQTSLDLAMNLFSGGYLPLEQRVVAENLYFAICHRVREFAGSMEYVPDDVKHLNRLLSDIYFANFSLFQSVPDSWAIDQLFPVMPIHRLEEQPTQHAVIGDITCDSDGKIDRFVSSEGPQRTLLLHPLKANESYQIGIFMVGAYQEILGDLHNLFGDTHAVHVDMDQGSVSIESVVKGDTVSEVLSYVQYDNRELSRRWLEAIESAVRKNLIDNTQAGEMIRFYERSLESYTYLAEQNNSVSNVVE
- a CDS encoding tetratricopeptide repeat protein, with the translated sequence MTSGNPLGKPTSPQPPSGQPAGQKPAGQKVWRQRRQELEHRIRSCPTDVELYRELAEIYRKDQRPQESARVLNEAIRMFPDNESLLWDLEEAKLARSLQQYREVADLASKLQTNEVERELKRSKNDWAYRRIEVCKARLDRDPSLTQLHFVLAEALYDCGQCDDALEQLEPLVGLDEYSPQAFLLKGKCLLELGREGEAMSALRASALRRSVPAPLPIRVAGLRLLCETAERLHVDLTLKHYRNQLATSEQELVQSVADNKGASKS